In Ciconia boyciana chromosome 3, ASM3463844v1, whole genome shotgun sequence, a genomic segment contains:
- the KLC4 gene encoding kinesin light chain 4 isoform X6 — protein sequence MQQDELGAGHSSSRGTCWKNILSSYSSLNLPLTKGCRSRTMSTMVYPREEKLDKLSQEEIISNTKLVMQGLEALKNEHNSILHSLLETIKCLKKDEEANLVHEKSNLLRKSVEMIELGLGEAQVMMALSNHLNAVESEKQKLRAQVRRLCQENQWLRDELANTQQKLQRSEQTVAQLEEEKKHLEFMNQLKKYDEDVSPSEEKEGDSTKDSLDDLFPNEEEEHGPGLPHQHSSAVAAAQQGGYEIPARLRTLHNLVIQYASQGRYEVAVPLCKQALEDLEKTSGHDHPDVATMLNILALVYRDQNKYKEAAHLLNDALSIREKTLGKDHPAVAATLNNLAVLYGKRGKYKEAEPLCKRALEIREKVLGKDHPDVAKQLNNLALLCQNQGKYDEVEYYYCRALEIYESCLGPDDPNVAKTKNNLASCYLKQGKYKDAEVLYKEILTRAHVKEFGSVDDEHKPIWMHAEEREEMSKSKHRDSAPYAEYGGWYKACKVSSPTVNTTLRNLGALYRRQGKLEAAETLEECAVRSRRQGIDPINQTKVVEILKEGDGTERRRSLGGSVKYENATDGSEEA from the exons ggctgcaggagcaggactATGTCCACCATGGTGTACCCAAGGGAGGAGAAACTGGACAAGCTGAGTCAAGAGGAGATAATTTCCAACACCAAGCTGGTGATGCAAGGGCTGGAGGCACTCAAGAATGAACACAACTCCATCCTGCACAGCTTGCTGGAGACCATCAAGTGCctgaagaaagatgaagaagcCAATCTTGTGCATGAGAAATCCAACCTGCTCCGCAAGTCAGTGGAGATGATTGAACTGGGGCTCGGAGAAGCTCAG GTGATGATGGCACTGTCCAACCACCTGAATGCTGTGGAGTCGGAGAAGCAGAAGCTGCGTGCTCAGGTACGGAGACTGTGCCAGGAAAACCAGTGGCTGCGCGATGAGCTTGCCAACAcccagcagaagctgcagcgCAGTGAACAAACCGTGGCtcagctggaagaggagaagaaacacCTTGAGTTCATGAACCAGCTGAAGAAGTATGATGAGGATGTCTCGCCTTCG gaggagaaggagggtgACTCCACCAAGGACTCTCTGGATGATCTGTTCCCCaatgaggaggaagagcatGGTCCTGGAT TGCCGCACCAGCACAGCAGCGCAGTggcagctgcccagcagggaGGCTATGAGATACCTGCACGCTTGCGCACCCTCCACAACCTTGTCATCCAGTACGCCTCACAGGGACGCTATGAGGTGGCTGTGCCGCTCTGCAAGCAGGCGCTGGAGGACCTGGAGAAGACATCAGGCCACGATCACCCTGATGTGGCCACCATGCTCAACATCCTGGCACTAGTGTACAG GGATCAGAATAAATACAAAGAGGCAGCACACCTCTTGAATGATGCTCTCTCCATCCGTGAGAAAACTCTGGGCAAAGATCACCCAGCG GTGGCAGCAACTTTGAACAATCTGGCTGTTCTCTACGGCAAGAGAGGAAAGTACAAAGAAGCAGAGCCACTGTGTAAGCGAGCCCTGGAGATCCGTGAGAAG GTCCTAGGCAAAGACCATCCTGATGTGGCCAAGCAGCTGAACAATCTAGCCCTGCTGTGCCAGAACCAGGGCAAGTATGATGAGGTGGAGTACTATTACTGCCGGGCCCTGGAGATCTATGAGAGCTGCCTGGGTCCTGATGACCCCAACGTGGCCAAGACCAAGAACAACCTG GCCTCCTGTTACCTGAAGCAAGGCAAATACAAAGATGCAGAGGTGCTGTATAAGGAGATCCTTACCCGTGCTCACGTGAAGGAGTTTGGCTCTGTGGATG ATGAACACAAGCCAATTTGGATGCAcgcagaggagagagaggagatgaGCAAG AGCAAGCACAGAGACAGTGCTCCCTATGCTGAGTATGGCGGCTGGTACAAGGCCTGCAAGGTTAGCAG CCCAACTGTGAACACCACTCTGCGGAACCTGGGTGCGCTGTACCGACGCCAGGGCAAGCTAGAGGCAGCTGAGACCTTGGAGGAGTGTGCAGTTCGCTCTCGGCGGCAG GGTATTGACCCGATCAACCAGACAAAGGTGGTGGAGATCCTGAAGGAGGGCGATGGCACAGAGAGACGTCGGAGCCTGGGGGGCAGTGTCAAGTACGAGAATGCCACAGACGGTAGCGAGGAA GCTTAA
- the KLC4 gene encoding kinesin light chain 4 isoform X5 has product MQQDELGAGHSSSRGTCWKNILSSYSSLNLPLTKGCRSRTMSTMVYPREEKLDKLSQEEIISNTKLVMQGLEALKNEHNSILHSLLETIKCLKKDEEANLVHEKSNLLRKSVEMIELGLGEAQVMMALSNHLNAVESEKQKLRAQVRRLCQENQWLRDELANTQQKLQRSEQTVAQLEEEKKHLEFMNQLKKYDEDVSPSEEKEGDSTKDSLDDLFPNEEEEHGPGLPHQHSSAVAAAQQGGYEIPARLRTLHNLVIQYASQGRYEVAVPLCKQALEDLEKTSGHDHPDVATMLNILALVYRDQNKYKEAAHLLNDALSIREKTLGKDHPAVAATLNNLAVLYGKRGKYKEAEPLCKRALEIREKVLGKDHPDVAKQLNNLALLCQNQGKYDEVEYYYCRALEIYESCLGPDDPNVAKTKNNLASCYLKQGKYKDAEVLYKEILTRAHVKEFGSVDDEHKPIWMHAEEREEMSKSKHRDSAPYAEYGGWYKACKVSSPTVNTTLRNLGALYRRQGKLEAAETLEECAVRSRRQGIDPINQTKVVEILKEGDGTERRRSLGGSVKYENATDGSEEVSMGVEWSGA; this is encoded by the exons ggctgcaggagcaggactATGTCCACCATGGTGTACCCAAGGGAGGAGAAACTGGACAAGCTGAGTCAAGAGGAGATAATTTCCAACACCAAGCTGGTGATGCAAGGGCTGGAGGCACTCAAGAATGAACACAACTCCATCCTGCACAGCTTGCTGGAGACCATCAAGTGCctgaagaaagatgaagaagcCAATCTTGTGCATGAGAAATCCAACCTGCTCCGCAAGTCAGTGGAGATGATTGAACTGGGGCTCGGAGAAGCTCAG GTGATGATGGCACTGTCCAACCACCTGAATGCTGTGGAGTCGGAGAAGCAGAAGCTGCGTGCTCAGGTACGGAGACTGTGCCAGGAAAACCAGTGGCTGCGCGATGAGCTTGCCAACAcccagcagaagctgcagcgCAGTGAACAAACCGTGGCtcagctggaagaggagaagaaacacCTTGAGTTCATGAACCAGCTGAAGAAGTATGATGAGGATGTCTCGCCTTCG gaggagaaggagggtgACTCCACCAAGGACTCTCTGGATGATCTGTTCCCCaatgaggaggaagagcatGGTCCTGGAT TGCCGCACCAGCACAGCAGCGCAGTggcagctgcccagcagggaGGCTATGAGATACCTGCACGCTTGCGCACCCTCCACAACCTTGTCATCCAGTACGCCTCACAGGGACGCTATGAGGTGGCTGTGCCGCTCTGCAAGCAGGCGCTGGAGGACCTGGAGAAGACATCAGGCCACGATCACCCTGATGTGGCCACCATGCTCAACATCCTGGCACTAGTGTACAG GGATCAGAATAAATACAAAGAGGCAGCACACCTCTTGAATGATGCTCTCTCCATCCGTGAGAAAACTCTGGGCAAAGATCACCCAGCG GTGGCAGCAACTTTGAACAATCTGGCTGTTCTCTACGGCAAGAGAGGAAAGTACAAAGAAGCAGAGCCACTGTGTAAGCGAGCCCTGGAGATCCGTGAGAAG GTCCTAGGCAAAGACCATCCTGATGTGGCCAAGCAGCTGAACAATCTAGCCCTGCTGTGCCAGAACCAGGGCAAGTATGATGAGGTGGAGTACTATTACTGCCGGGCCCTGGAGATCTATGAGAGCTGCCTGGGTCCTGATGACCCCAACGTGGCCAAGACCAAGAACAACCTG GCCTCCTGTTACCTGAAGCAAGGCAAATACAAAGATGCAGAGGTGCTGTATAAGGAGATCCTTACCCGTGCTCACGTGAAGGAGTTTGGCTCTGTGGATG ATGAACACAAGCCAATTTGGATGCAcgcagaggagagagaggagatgaGCAAG AGCAAGCACAGAGACAGTGCTCCCTATGCTGAGTATGGCGGCTGGTACAAGGCCTGCAAGGTTAGCAG CCCAACTGTGAACACCACTCTGCGGAACCTGGGTGCGCTGTACCGACGCCAGGGCAAGCTAGAGGCAGCTGAGACCTTGGAGGAGTGTGCAGTTCGCTCTCGGCGGCAG GGTATTGACCCGATCAACCAGACAAAGGTGGTGGAGATCCTGAAGGAGGGCGATGGCACAGAGAGACGTCGGAGCCTGGGGGGCAGTGTCAAGTACGAGAATGCCACAGACGGTAGCGAGGAAGTGAGTATGGGCGTGGAATGGAGCGGG GCTTAA